A stretch of Salvelinus alpinus chromosome 4, SLU_Salpinus.1, whole genome shotgun sequence DNA encodes these proteins:
- the LOC139574654 gene encoding elongation factor 1-gamma, with amino-acid sequence MAAGTLYTYPENWRAFKAQIAAQYSGARLKVASSAPAFTFGQTNRTPAFLNNFPLGKVPAFQGDDGFCLSESNAIAHYLSNEALRGSSPQAQSQVLQWVSFADAEIIPPASAWVFPTLGIMQFNKQATEQAKEEVKKVLSVLNHHLSTRTFLVGERVSLADISVACSMIWLFKQVLEPSFRQPFPNVTRWFQTCVNQPQFKTVLGEVKLCGKMAQFDPKKFSDMQPKKDTPPKKDTPPKKEKAGKEAGKPQEKKDKKKKEEKEAAPAEEEMDECEAALASEPKTKDPFAHLPKSAFVMDEFKRKYSNEDTLTVAVPHFWEHFDKEGYSIWYGEYKFPEELTMTFMSCNLIMGMFQRLDKLRKNGFASVILFGGNNDSSISGIWIFRGQDLAFTLSDDWQIDYESYAWRKLDPDSGETKTMVKEYFAWEGEFKHVGKPFNQGKCFK; translated from the exons ATGGCGGCAGGG ACTCTGTACACGTATCCAGAGAACTGGAGAGCCTTCAAGGCGCAGATTGCAGCCCAGTACAGCGGTGCACGCCTCAAG GTGGCCAGCAGCGCCCCTGCCTTCACCTTCGGGCAGACGAACCGTACCCCCGCCTTCCTCAACAACTTCCCCTTGGGCAAG GTTCCAGCTTTTCAGGGCGATGACGGCTTCTGTCTTTCCGAGAGTAATGCCATTGCTCACTACC TGAGCAATGAGGCCCTGCGTGGCAGCAGTCCCCAGGCCCAGTCCCAGGTGCTTCAGTGGGTGAGCTTTGCCGATGCTGAAATCATCCCTCCAGCTTCTGCGTGGGTCTTCCCCACCTTGGGAATCATGCAGTTCAACAAACAG gcaaCAGAGCAGGCCAAGGAGGAGGTAAAGAAGGTTCTGTCTGTCCTCAACCATCACCTCAGCACCAGGACCTTCCTGGTCGGAGAGCGAGTCAGCCTGGCTGATATCAGTGTGGCCTGCAGCATGATCTGGCTCTTTAAACAG gtcCTTGAGCCTTCCTTCCGCCAACCTTTCCCCAACGTGACCCGCTGGTTCCAGACCTGTGTCAACCAGCCCCAGTTCAAGACTGTGCTCGGAGAGGTCAAGCTCTGCGGCAAGATGGCTCAGTTTGATC CCAAGAAGTTCTCTGATATGCAGCCCAAGAAAGACACCCCTCCCAAGAAGGACACCCCTCCCAAGAAAGAGAAAGCTGGAAAGGAGGCAGGCAAACCTCAGGAGAAGAAGGATAAGAAGaagaaggaagagaaggaagCTGCCCCCGCTGAGGAGGAAATGGACGAGTGTGAAGCAGCTCTGGCTTCAGAACCCAAAACAAAGGACCCTTTCGCTCACCTACCAAAGAG TGCATTTGTCATGGACGAGTTCAAGAGGAAGTACTCTAACGAGGACACGCTGACTGTAGCCGTGCCCCACTTCTGGGAACACTTTGACAAGGAGGGCTACTCCATCTGGTACGGCGAGTACAAATTCCCCGAGGAGCTCACCATGACCTTCATGAGCTGCAACCTCATCATGG GAATGTTCCAGCGACTTGACAAACTCCGCAAGAACGGCTTTGCCAGCGTGATCCTGTTCGGCGGGAACAACGACAGTAGCATTTCTGGAATCTGGATCTTCAGAGGACAGGACTTAGCTTTCACT CTGTCTGATGACTGGCAGATTGATTACGAGTCTTACGCCTGGCGCAAACTGGACCCCGACAGCGGCGAAACCAAGACCATGGTCAAGGAGTACTTTGCTTGGGAGGGTGAATTCAAACACGTGGGAAAACCCTTTAACCAGGGCAAATGCTTCAAGTGA